The proteins below come from a single Cannabis sativa cultivar Pink pepper isolate KNU-18-1 chromosome 3, ASM2916894v1, whole genome shotgun sequence genomic window:
- the LOC133035858 gene encoding uncharacterized protein LOC133035858 isoform X1, whose amino-acid sequence MEEKSLDFVLVPLGLFLMGAYHVWLFFIIHRHPRKTVIGLNAQSRHQWVFSMMSDPLKNGVLAVQTIRNNIMASTLLATTAITLSSLIGVFVSSTSNSEKISTSVIVYGNKSPTLSAIKYFSILLCFLVAFLCNVQSIRYYAHVSFLVTVPTWNDRKDSMEYVGRNLNRGSFFWSLRLRAFYFSFPLFLWIFGPIPMFVCSFIMVFILYFLDTTTTITRQLHSHSFKEDHKNTGMESTSNPM is encoded by the exons ATGGAAGAGAAGAGTTTGGACTTTGTTCTTGTTCCGCTGGGCCTCTTTCTGATGGGAGCTTACCACGTTTGGTTGTTCTTCATTATTCATCGCCATCCCAGGAAAACTGTTATTGGTCTGAATGCTCAGTCTCGCCACCAATGGGTCTTTTCCATGATGTCT GACCCCTTGAAGAATGGTGTTTTGGCTGTTCAAACAATACGCAATAACATCATGGCATCTACACTTTTGGCAACAACAGCAATCACTCTCAGTTCGTTGATTGGTGTGTTTGTTAGCAGCACTTCGAACTCTGAGAAAATATCTACATCTGTAATAGTTTACGGCAATAAGTCTCCTACTCTTTCTGCAATCAAGTACTTTTCAATCTTGCTATGTTTCCTAGTTGCCTTTCTTTGCAATGTACAGTCTATAAGATACTATGCCCATGTAAGTTTCTTGGTGACTGTCCCTACATGGAACGACAGGAAAGACTCTATGGAGTATGTTGGAAGGAATTTGAACCGAGGAAGCTTCTTTTGGTCTCTTCGACTACGAgcattctatttttcttttcctctctttctctggATCTTTGGTCCTATACCCATGTTTGTTTGCTCTTTCATAATGGTATTTATTCTCTATTTCTTGGACACAACCACTACTATTACAAGGCAACTTCATAGTCACTCGTTTAAAGAGGATCACAAAAACACTGGCATGGAATCAACTAGTAATCCAATGTGA
- the LOC133036300 gene encoding uncharacterized protein LOC133036300 has translation MQGNKQFEWTEECEKAFQELKAQLAKPSVLSKPLDGEELGIYLAVTEHAFDSQSFTDFCVNHGIIKSFSPVEHPQANGQVEAVNKTLKDTLKKRLEDAKGNWPEKLPKVLWSYRTTEKTATGETPFAMAYGYEAMLPVELKPPFHRRSTYNQDTNHVLQAESLDKKSKRSEPQQT, from the exons ATGCAAGGGAACAAGCAATTCGAGTGGACggaggaatgtgaaaaagctttccaagaACTAAAAGCACAACTTGCAAAACCTTCTGTACTCTCAAAGCCTCTAGACGGAGAAGAACTTGGAATATACTTAGCTGTCACGGAGCATGCT ttcgacagccaatccttCACTGACTTTTGTgtgaaccatggtatcatcaaaagtttctccccAGTGGAACATCCTCAAgcgaatggtcaagttgaagcagtcaacaagaccttgaaggacACACTAAAGAAAAGACtagaagatgccaaaggaaactggccGGAGAAACTTCCTAAAGTACTATGGTCATATCGAACAACTGAGAAAACGGCAACCGGAGAGACTCCATTTGCTATGGCATATGGATACGAAGCTATGCTGCCTGTAGAACTCAAGCCACCATTCCACAGGAGATCGACGTACAATCAAGATACCAATCACGTACTCCAGGCCGAATCACTTGATAAAAAATCGAAGAGAAGCGAACCacagcaaacttaa
- the LOC133035859 gene encoding uncharacterized protein LOC133035859 has protein sequence MLAHYMNWLVPEVSEQLASADYESSLELLMGGVLKEFIRAGLKLAYTYSRAKSVASKNAALSNTMKAEVDLARKDADDARVELGVVRIELGEVNKKLFIAEKKVAELAKDLEASDQLEATIGSLSAQVNSLQEERGVLRTVFHQQDEEKKTKEEDLTTEIEKYKSEVTRQEEKVHALEAAGLEIFYDF, from the exons ATGCTCGCTCATTACATGAACTGGTTGGTTCCTGAGGTAAGTGAGCAACTGGCCAGCGCTGACTACGAATCTTCTCTGGAGCTGCTGATGGGAGGAGTCTTGAAGGAATTCATAAGG GCTGGTCTGAAGTTGGCCTACACTTACTCCCGAGCTAAGTCTGTTGCCTCCAAGAACGCTGCTCTGTCCAACACCATGAAGGCGGAGGTGGACTTGGCCCGGAAGGACGCTGATGATGCCAGGGTGGAGCTTGGAGTTGTTCGGATTGAACTGGGTGAGGTCAATAAGAAGCTTTTTATTGCTGAGAAGAAAGTAGCCGAGTTGGCTAAAGATCTCGAGGCTTCTGACCAGCTTGAGGCTACCATTGGCTCCCTATCGGCACAAGTTAATAGCCTTCAAGAGGAAAGGGGAGTTCTTCGGACTGTCTTCCATCAGCAGGATGAGGAGAAGAAGACCAAGGAGGAGGATCTTACAACCGAGATTGAGAAGTACAAGTCAGAGGTGACGAGGCAGGAAGAAAAAGTGCATGCCTTAGAGGCAGCTGGTCTCGAGATTTTTTATGACTTTTAG
- the LOC133035858 gene encoding uncharacterized protein LOC133035858 isoform X2, whose product MGLFHDDPLKNGVLAVQTIRNNIMASTLLATTAITLSSLIGVFVSSTSNSEKISTSVIVYGNKSPTLSAIKYFSILLCFLVAFLCNVQSIRYYAHVSFLVTVPTWNDRKDSMEYVGRNLNRGSFFWSLRLRAFYFSFPLFLWIFGPIPMFVCSFIMVFILYFLDTTTTITRQLHSHSFKEDHKNTGMESTSNPM is encoded by the exons ATGGGTCTTTTCCATGAT GACCCCTTGAAGAATGGTGTTTTGGCTGTTCAAACAATACGCAATAACATCATGGCATCTACACTTTTGGCAACAACAGCAATCACTCTCAGTTCGTTGATTGGTGTGTTTGTTAGCAGCACTTCGAACTCTGAGAAAATATCTACATCTGTAATAGTTTACGGCAATAAGTCTCCTACTCTTTCTGCAATCAAGTACTTTTCAATCTTGCTATGTTTCCTAGTTGCCTTTCTTTGCAATGTACAGTCTATAAGATACTATGCCCATGTAAGTTTCTTGGTGACTGTCCCTACATGGAACGACAGGAAAGACTCTATGGAGTATGTTGGAAGGAATTTGAACCGAGGAAGCTTCTTTTGGTCTCTTCGACTACGAgcattctatttttcttttcctctctttctctggATCTTTGGTCCTATACCCATGTTTGTTTGCTCTTTCATAATGGTATTTATTCTCTATTTCTTGGACACAACCACTACTATTACAAGGCAACTTCATAGTCACTCGTTTAAAGAGGATCACAAAAACACTGGCATGGAATCAACTAGTAATCCAATGTGA